A single genomic interval of Osmerus eperlanus chromosome 14, fOsmEpe2.1, whole genome shotgun sequence harbors:
- the kdm2aa gene encoding lysine (K)-specific demethylase 2Aa isoform X6, which yields MEDSRPRYSKRLRSGTRRRYHDDGISDEEIDGKRTFDLEEKLSSSRFSSDRVKRMEGKDLTFEYIQRGGLRDPIIFEKPDGLGIKMPDPDFSVNDVKIYVGSRRMIDVMDVSTQKGIEMSMAQWRRYYETPPSQRDKLYNVISLEFSHTKLENLVKRPASVDLIDWVDNMWPRHLKERQRDSTNSITDMQYPKVQKYCLMSVQGCFTDFHIDFGGTSVWYHILRGGKVFWLIPPTPQNLELYENWVLSGKQGDMFLGDKATDCQRIELKQGYTFIIPSGWIHAVYTPVDTLVFGGNFLHSFNIPMQLNISSIEDRTRVPSKFRYPFYFEMCWYVLERYLFSLTNTSYLTPEFQKHSLGIGLKRESCSSESVNGHTKEEEEDHEEEAAARPKPGVKVHLTPFELEGLWNLLGKLESLPAHKQCVPAGIHNAPALLHHIRALLKEHASDVPKLSYTGTPIVQWPKRPSWYQPPPPPPPVVRPKLATTPVTPRPQKPASSMSVLRRRRVRCKRCEACVRTECGDCNFCRDMKKFGGPGKLKQTCVLRQCLAPGLPLSAVCEVCGEGNQEERGRPVFSLTLMECSNCAQIAHPGCITISGEGVVNKDLPSCWECPKCVQGITDVEVKGEKSKLLPAKRKSSTLLDARIAKIYRRHRHSREDDDSASDDDDDEDGGEGHRRKMAVHPRGGGGASRRGYGASRRGLWRGGSSHRGSRGGGVAPNPGLKMRRGLGGRGEGRRGRGVRLRGGARMQRRRDESEESDDDDDDDDDDDDDDDDDDSEEDHRHAAVRLDKDHRHRRRRRRRTDDEDDDDDEDEDDSEGRDFEGEDEEELEGLEDEEEEEEDEEGRWDSEPEPPVLLVSDLNDDLLSGSYLTVTLQRPPRAKRSSASILPKLEAAMATRTPPGFVQRKTLHKTRHKNGALVAPGNGLAPPRGVGRPPRHRGNPHSDGERDTASPSSSSSHSSASPTPPHASSSLSPPSLLSLPSFKDVGNEGGGEKEVWVSVFRYLDRRELSACMTVCKAWYKWSCDKRLWSHLDVSRCRPLTDQAVAGIIKRQPVSLDLSWTPLSKKQLGRIVHRLPGLRELLLAGCSWWSLAALVTPSLPCLRLLDLRWAEGVKDAQIRDLLTPPGSESRSRLRGMVELRVSGLEIGDATLRLLLRHMPQLERLDLAHCRDISDQSICLLTSAGSHTRNTLTHITLTGCTRLTDVCVSYLKRACGLTLLDLRGCHGVSRRACDAFISDLAHSALYCMTEDKLIQKIS from the exons ATGGAGGATTCACGTCCACGATATAGCAAACGACTG cGGTCAGGGACGCGGCGTCGTTACCACGACGACGGGATCTCGGACGAGGAGATCGATGGGAAGAGGACGTTCGACCTGGAGGAGAAGCTGAGCAGCAGCCGCTTCAGCTCAGACAGGGTTAAACGCATGGAGGGCAAAG aCCTGACGTTTGAGTACATCCAGAGAGGTGGACTGAGGGATCCCATCATCTTTGAGAAGCCTGATGGTCTGGGAATCAA GATGCCTGATCCAGACTTCAGTGTGAACGATGTCAAGATATATGTTG gcAGCAGGCGTATGATAGACGTGATGGACGTCAGCACCCAGAAGGGCATCGAGATGTCCATGGCCCAGTGGAGGCGCTACTACGAGACGCCGCCCTCGCAGAGAGACAAGCTGTACAACGTCATCAGCCTGGAGTTCAGCCACACCAAGCTGGAGAACCTGGTCAAGAGGCCCGCCTcg GTGGACCTGATCGACTGGGTGGACAACATGTGGCCCCGTCAcctgaaggagaggcagagggactcCACCAACTCCATCACAGACATGCAGTACCCCAAAGTCCAGAA gtattGTCTGATGAGTGTGCAGGGCTGCTTCACAGACTTCCACATCGACTTTGGAGGCACCTCGGTCTGGTACCACATCCTGAGGGGAGGCAAG GTGTTCTGGCTGATCCCACCCACGCCTCAGAACCTGGAGCTGTATGAAAACTGGGTGTTGTCAGGGAAACAGGGAGACATGTTCCTCGGAGACAAGGCCACAGACTGCCAGAGGATTGAGTTGAAGCAGGGATACACCTTCATAATCCCCTCAG gctggatCCATGCCGTCTACACCCCAGTAGACACGCTGGTGTTTGGGGGGAACTTCCTCCACAGTTTCAACATCCCCATGCAGCTCAACATCAGCAGCATCGAGGACCGGACACGG GTACCGTCTAAGTTCCGCTACCCGTTCTACTTTGAGATGTGCTGGTACGTGTTGGAGAGGTACCTGTTCAGCCTGACCAACACCTCCTACCTCACCCCAGAGTTCCAGAAACACTCCTTGGGCATcg ggctgaAGAGGGAGTCCTGCTCCAGCGAGTCGGTGAACGGCCACaccaaggaggaagaggaggatcacGAGGAAGAGGCTGCAGCTCGCCCCAAGCCCGGGGTCAAAGTTCACCTGACGCCGTTTGAGCTGGAAGGGCTGTGGAACCTGCTGGGGAAGCTGGAGTCTCTGCCGGCGCACAAGCAGTGTGTCCCTGCAGGCATCCACAACGCCCCCGCCCTGCTGCACCACATCAGG GCCCTGCTGAAGGAACATGCCAGCGACGTCCCCAAGTTGTCCTACACAGGCACGCCCATCGTCCAGTGGCCCAAGAGG cCATCCTGgtaccagcccccacccccccctcccccggtggTCCGGCCCAAACTGGCCACCACGCCCGTGACCCCTCGACCCCAGAAGCCCGCCTCCTCCATGTCGGTGCTGCGCCGTCGGCGCGTCAG gtgtaAGCGGTGCGAGGCCTGTGTGAGGACCGAGTGTGGAGACTGCAACTTCTGCCGAGACATGAAGAAGTTTGGAGGACCAGGGAAGCTGAAGCAGACCTGCGTACTGAGACAGTGTCTGGCT CCTGGCCTGCccctgtctgcagtgtgtgaggtgtgtggagaAGGGAACCAGGAGGAGCGAGGCAGACCcgtcttctctctcactctcatggAGTGTTCCAACTGTGCCCAGATAGCCCACCCCGGCTGCATCAcg atctcAGGAGAAGGGGTGGTGAACAAGGACCTGCCGAGCTGCTGGGAGTGTCCCAAGTGTGTGCAGGGAATCACAGACGTGGAG GTTAAAGGAGAGAAGAGCAAACTGCTGCCTGCG AAGCGGAAGTCGTCCACCCTCCTGGATGCTCGCATCGCCAAGATCTACCGGCGCCACCGCCACAGCCGGGAGGACGACGACTCGGCCAGCGACGATGACGACGATGAGGACGGGGGCGAGGGCCACCGCAGGAAGATGGCCGTCCACCcccgaggagggggcggggcctcccGGCGGGGCTACGGTGCCAGTCGGCGGGGCTTGTGGCGCGGAGGCTCCTCCCACCGCGGGTCCAGAGGAGGCGGAGTCGCCCCTAACCCCGGCCTGAAGAtgaggaggggcctgggggggcggggcgaggggaggcgggggcggggggtgaggCTACGGGGCGGGGCCAGGATGCAGAGGCGCAGGGACGAGTCGGAGGAGTCGGACGATGAcgacgacgatgatgatgacgacgacgatgatgacgatgacGACGACAGCGAGGAGGACCACCGCCACGCCGCGGTGCGGCTGGACAAAGACCACCGGCATCGCCGCCGGCGACGGAGACGGACGGACGACGAggatgacgacgacgacgagGATGAGGACGACAGCGAGGGGCGGGACTTTGAAggcgaggacgaggaggagctggagggcctggaggacgaggaggaggaggaggaggacgaggagggccGCTGGGACTCTGAGCCGGAGCCGCCCGTGCTGCTGGTGTCCGACCTGAACGACGACCTCCTGAGCGGGTCCTACCTGACCGTCACCCTGCAGCGGCCCCCGAGGGCCAAGCGAAGCTCCGCCTCCATCCTGCCCAAGCTGGAGGCCGCCATGGCGACCAGGACGCCGCCGGGCTTTGTCCAGCGCAAAACGCTCCACAAGACCCGCCACAAGAACGGGGCGCTGGTCGCCCCCGGCAACGGCCTGGCCCCGCCCCGGGGGGTGGGCCGGCCCCCGCGTCACCGCGGGAACCCACACAGCGACGGGGAGCGGGACACggcctcgccctcctcctcgtcctcccactcctccgcctcgcccacccctccccacgcctcctcctccctctctcctccctccctcctgtcgcTGCCCTCCTTCAAGGACGTGGGgaacgagggagggggggagaaggaggtgtgGGTCTCTGTGTTCCGCTACCTGGACCGCCGGGAGCTGTCGGCCTGTATGACCGTCTGCAAGGCCTGGTACAAGTG gaGTTGTGACAAGCGTCTATGGAGTCACCTTGACGTGAGTCGCTGCCGACCACTGACGGACCAGGCGGTGGCGGGCATCATCAAGCGCCAGCCCGTCTCCCTGGACCTGTCCTGGACACCGCTGTCCAAGAAGCAGCTCGGCCGCATCGTGCACCGCCTGCCCG gtCTGAGGGAgctgctgctggctggctgctcctggtggagtctggcGGCCCTGGTGACCCCCAGCCTGCCCTGCCTGAGGCTGCTGGACCTGCGCTGGGCCGAGGGGGTCAAGGACGCCCAGATACGAGACCTGCTCACGCCACCtg gttcTGAGTCCCGTAGTCGTCTGCGGGGCATGGTGGAGCTGCGCGTGTCGGGGCTGGAGATCGGCGACGCCACGCTGCGCCTGCTGCTCCGCCACATGCCCCAGCTGGAGCGCCTGGACCTGGCGCACTGCCGGGACATCAGCGACCAGTCCATCTGCCTGCTCACCTCCGCAGGCTCGCACACGCGCAACACGCTCACGCACATCACCCTCACCG GGTGCACCAGGCTGACGGACGTGTGCGTGTCGTACCTGAAGCGTGCGTGCGGCCTGACGCTGCTGGACCTGAGGGGTTGCCACGGCGTCAGCCGCAGGGCCTGCGATGCCTTCATCTCAGACCTGGCCCACAGCGCCCTCTACTGCATGACCGAGGACAAGCTCATCCAGAAGATCtcctag
- the kdm2aa gene encoding lysine (K)-specific demethylase 2Aa isoform X4: MESGGEFVLQRGDGVMWEEKEQSWEKMDKEGKRRWKGDVMVTLKRSGTRRRYHDDGISDEEIDGKRTFDLEEKLSSSRFSSDRVKRMEGKDLTFEYIQRGGLRDPIIFEKPDGLGIKMPDPDFSVNDVKIYVGSRRMIDVMDVSTQKGIEMSMAQWRRYYETPPSQRDKLYNVISLEFSHTKLENLVKRPASVDLIDWVDNMWPRHLKERQRDSTNSITDMQYPKVQKYCLMSVQGCFTDFHIDFGGTSVWYHILRGGKVFWLIPPTPQNLELYENWVLSGKQGDMFLGDKATDCQRIELKQGYTFIIPSGWIHAVYTPVDTLVFGGNFLHSFNIPMQLNISSIEDRTRVPSKFRYPFYFEMCWYVLERYLFSLTNTSYLTPEFQKHSLGIGLKRESCSSESVNGHTKEEEEDHEEEAAARPKPGVKVHLTPFELEGLWNLLGKLESLPAHKQCVPAGIHNAPALLHHIRALLKEHASDVPKLSYTGTPIVQWPKRPSWYQPPPPPPPVVRPKLATTPVTPRPQKPASSMSVLRRRRVRCKRCEACVRTECGDCNFCRDMKKFGGPGKLKQTCVLRQCLAPGLPLSAVCEVCGEGNQEERGRPVFSLTLMECSNCAQIAHPGCITISGEGVVNKDLPSCWECPKCVQGITDVEVKGEKSKLLPAKRKSSTLLDARIAKIYRRHRHSREDDDSASDDDDDEDGGEGHRRKMAVHPRGGGGASRRGYGASRRGLWRGGSSHRGSRGGGVAPNPGLKMRRGLGGRGEGRRGRGVRLRGGARMQRRRDESEESDDDDDDDDDDDDDDDDDDSEEDHRHAAVRLDKDHRHRRRRRRRTDDEDDDDDEDEDDSEGRDFEGEDEEELEGLEDEEEEEEDEEGRWDSEPEPPVLLVSDLNDDLLSGSYLTVTLQRPPRAKRSSASILPKLEAAMATRTPPGFVQRKTLHKTRHKNGALVAPGNGLAPPRGVGRPPRHRGNPHSDGERDTASPSSSSSHSSASPTPPHASSSLSPPSLLSLPSFKDVGNEGGGEKEVWVSVFRYLDRRELSACMTVCKAWYKWSCDKRLWSHLDVSRCRPLTDQAVAGIIKRQPVSLDLSWTPLSKKQLGRIVHRLPGLRELLLAGCSWWSLAALVTPSLPCLRLLDLRWAEGVKDAQIRDLLTPPGSESRSRLRGMVELRVSGLEIGDATLRLLLRHMPQLERLDLAHCRDISDQSICLLTSAGSHTRNTLTHITLTGCTRLTDVCVSYLKRACGLTLLDLRGCHGVSRRACDAFISDLAHSALYCMTEDKLIQKIS; this comes from the exons atggagagcggaggagagttTGTGCTGCAGCGAGGCGATGGAGTGAtgtgggaggagaaggagcagagttGGGAGAAGATGGACAAAGAAGGGAAGCGGCGTTGGAAGGGGGATGTAATGGTGACTCTGAAG cGGTCAGGGACGCGGCGTCGTTACCACGACGACGGGATCTCGGACGAGGAGATCGATGGGAAGAGGACGTTCGACCTGGAGGAGAAGCTGAGCAGCAGCCGCTTCAGCTCAGACAGGGTTAAACGCATGGAGGGCAAAG aCCTGACGTTTGAGTACATCCAGAGAGGTGGACTGAGGGATCCCATCATCTTTGAGAAGCCTGATGGTCTGGGAATCAA GATGCCTGATCCAGACTTCAGTGTGAACGATGTCAAGATATATGTTG gcAGCAGGCGTATGATAGACGTGATGGACGTCAGCACCCAGAAGGGCATCGAGATGTCCATGGCCCAGTGGAGGCGCTACTACGAGACGCCGCCCTCGCAGAGAGACAAGCTGTACAACGTCATCAGCCTGGAGTTCAGCCACACCAAGCTGGAGAACCTGGTCAAGAGGCCCGCCTcg GTGGACCTGATCGACTGGGTGGACAACATGTGGCCCCGTCAcctgaaggagaggcagagggactcCACCAACTCCATCACAGACATGCAGTACCCCAAAGTCCAGAA gtattGTCTGATGAGTGTGCAGGGCTGCTTCACAGACTTCCACATCGACTTTGGAGGCACCTCGGTCTGGTACCACATCCTGAGGGGAGGCAAG GTGTTCTGGCTGATCCCACCCACGCCTCAGAACCTGGAGCTGTATGAAAACTGGGTGTTGTCAGGGAAACAGGGAGACATGTTCCTCGGAGACAAGGCCACAGACTGCCAGAGGATTGAGTTGAAGCAGGGATACACCTTCATAATCCCCTCAG gctggatCCATGCCGTCTACACCCCAGTAGACACGCTGGTGTTTGGGGGGAACTTCCTCCACAGTTTCAACATCCCCATGCAGCTCAACATCAGCAGCATCGAGGACCGGACACGG GTACCGTCTAAGTTCCGCTACCCGTTCTACTTTGAGATGTGCTGGTACGTGTTGGAGAGGTACCTGTTCAGCCTGACCAACACCTCCTACCTCACCCCAGAGTTCCAGAAACACTCCTTGGGCATcg ggctgaAGAGGGAGTCCTGCTCCAGCGAGTCGGTGAACGGCCACaccaaggaggaagaggaggatcacGAGGAAGAGGCTGCAGCTCGCCCCAAGCCCGGGGTCAAAGTTCACCTGACGCCGTTTGAGCTGGAAGGGCTGTGGAACCTGCTGGGGAAGCTGGAGTCTCTGCCGGCGCACAAGCAGTGTGTCCCTGCAGGCATCCACAACGCCCCCGCCCTGCTGCACCACATCAGG GCCCTGCTGAAGGAACATGCCAGCGACGTCCCCAAGTTGTCCTACACAGGCACGCCCATCGTCCAGTGGCCCAAGAGG cCATCCTGgtaccagcccccacccccccctcccccggtggTCCGGCCCAAACTGGCCACCACGCCCGTGACCCCTCGACCCCAGAAGCCCGCCTCCTCCATGTCGGTGCTGCGCCGTCGGCGCGTCAG gtgtaAGCGGTGCGAGGCCTGTGTGAGGACCGAGTGTGGAGACTGCAACTTCTGCCGAGACATGAAGAAGTTTGGAGGACCAGGGAAGCTGAAGCAGACCTGCGTACTGAGACAGTGTCTGGCT CCTGGCCTGCccctgtctgcagtgtgtgaggtgtgtggagaAGGGAACCAGGAGGAGCGAGGCAGACCcgtcttctctctcactctcatggAGTGTTCCAACTGTGCCCAGATAGCCCACCCCGGCTGCATCAcg atctcAGGAGAAGGGGTGGTGAACAAGGACCTGCCGAGCTGCTGGGAGTGTCCCAAGTGTGTGCAGGGAATCACAGACGTGGAG GTTAAAGGAGAGAAGAGCAAACTGCTGCCTGCG AAGCGGAAGTCGTCCACCCTCCTGGATGCTCGCATCGCCAAGATCTACCGGCGCCACCGCCACAGCCGGGAGGACGACGACTCGGCCAGCGACGATGACGACGATGAGGACGGGGGCGAGGGCCACCGCAGGAAGATGGCCGTCCACCcccgaggagggggcggggcctcccGGCGGGGCTACGGTGCCAGTCGGCGGGGCTTGTGGCGCGGAGGCTCCTCCCACCGCGGGTCCAGAGGAGGCGGAGTCGCCCCTAACCCCGGCCTGAAGAtgaggaggggcctgggggggcggggcgaggggaggcgggggcggggggtgaggCTACGGGGCGGGGCCAGGATGCAGAGGCGCAGGGACGAGTCGGAGGAGTCGGACGATGAcgacgacgatgatgatgacgacgacgatgatgacgatgacGACGACAGCGAGGAGGACCACCGCCACGCCGCGGTGCGGCTGGACAAAGACCACCGGCATCGCCGCCGGCGACGGAGACGGACGGACGACGAggatgacgacgacgacgagGATGAGGACGACAGCGAGGGGCGGGACTTTGAAggcgaggacgaggaggagctggagggcctggaggacgaggaggaggaggaggaggacgaggagggccGCTGGGACTCTGAGCCGGAGCCGCCCGTGCTGCTGGTGTCCGACCTGAACGACGACCTCCTGAGCGGGTCCTACCTGACCGTCACCCTGCAGCGGCCCCCGAGGGCCAAGCGAAGCTCCGCCTCCATCCTGCCCAAGCTGGAGGCCGCCATGGCGACCAGGACGCCGCCGGGCTTTGTCCAGCGCAAAACGCTCCACAAGACCCGCCACAAGAACGGGGCGCTGGTCGCCCCCGGCAACGGCCTGGCCCCGCCCCGGGGGGTGGGCCGGCCCCCGCGTCACCGCGGGAACCCACACAGCGACGGGGAGCGGGACACggcctcgccctcctcctcgtcctcccactcctccgcctcgcccacccctccccacgcctcctcctccctctctcctccctccctcctgtcgcTGCCCTCCTTCAAGGACGTGGGgaacgagggagggggggagaaggaggtgtgGGTCTCTGTGTTCCGCTACCTGGACCGCCGGGAGCTGTCGGCCTGTATGACCGTCTGCAAGGCCTGGTACAAGTG gaGTTGTGACAAGCGTCTATGGAGTCACCTTGACGTGAGTCGCTGCCGACCACTGACGGACCAGGCGGTGGCGGGCATCATCAAGCGCCAGCCCGTCTCCCTGGACCTGTCCTGGACACCGCTGTCCAAGAAGCAGCTCGGCCGCATCGTGCACCGCCTGCCCG gtCTGAGGGAgctgctgctggctggctgctcctggtggagtctggcGGCCCTGGTGACCCCCAGCCTGCCCTGCCTGAGGCTGCTGGACCTGCGCTGGGCCGAGGGGGTCAAGGACGCCCAGATACGAGACCTGCTCACGCCACCtg gttcTGAGTCCCGTAGTCGTCTGCGGGGCATGGTGGAGCTGCGCGTGTCGGGGCTGGAGATCGGCGACGCCACGCTGCGCCTGCTGCTCCGCCACATGCCCCAGCTGGAGCGCCTGGACCTGGCGCACTGCCGGGACATCAGCGACCAGTCCATCTGCCTGCTCACCTCCGCAGGCTCGCACACGCGCAACACGCTCACGCACATCACCCTCACCG GGTGCACCAGGCTGACGGACGTGTGCGTGTCGTACCTGAAGCGTGCGTGCGGCCTGACGCTGCTGGACCTGAGGGGTTGCCACGGCGTCAGCCGCAGGGCCTGCGATGCCTTCATCTCAGACCTGGCCCACAGCGCCCTCTACTGCATGACCGAGGACAAGCTCATCCAGAAGATCtcctag